The following coding sequences are from one Culex quinquefasciatus strain JHB chromosome 1, VPISU_Cqui_1.0_pri_paternal, whole genome shotgun sequence window:
- the LOC6048165 gene encoding LOW QUALITY PROTEIN: autophagy-related protein 2 homolog B (The sequence of the model RefSeq protein was modified relative to this genomic sequence to represent the inferred CDS: inserted 2 bases in 1 codon) gives MPWYAPWSNVIKKKVCRFLLQRYLGQFLEERLSLDQLTVDFYNGTGTVYDVTLYCQALNDLCEGQGWGIEVLSGHIGAVTVNIPYEAPLAKDSSIEVTNLSISVRPKARSTDGTSMFESMWSSMSSSMQLAQECLEREGGGSGGGGQETPTNAPATTIEGLEKFAQIIDNVLNRIKAKLVNTEIRLEYLPPDSDCGVALIVKVKSIEYQNEAGSDPPDRSDAPTSGNDDQQQQSKQKSFLIATHATHHITMEGITFYTEEFRIHSPRRQQQQQRQRQETCEKSVASEQFLSTISDLPDPISSYTSVCDNSVSGASFKQSDSGEEGEEEEEEEQIEVYRSGEIMVGKITSKQEIRLKMKQADNLAGPNVELEMSLGGLQLFMSPRQLHSVVLLSDTLLGVNAAPSTPKCSPPDLNTAAPGGNNEYDFNKHNFNQMGGGVGMNQGWSLADPMQTIIQEQAAQFMDECYAISEMIESSNSSMTSSFTSSSAASRTTSAASRRRQINPDADADISKFNVRVAAIAVVLLHEDLLVESSQFSSNESPLSEASVQQLQAKADRFFRSVGNLGLGLGANDILNAGLIMDSGCDSSHLRLLMAPIIVEGEEQRNRLGSVLRFSISIARADLREVLTDVAVPLVEFYREKSSSALPKRPEITIQFKQTCNALKGSSGKRFAPPKTELHFSLAPFLSEFDITILDRISSLIYHFPFATYYTQTTPVNSPDSPTGTSRKFEPKTELHLDAPSIDFRLRFPIPDLRPIHDPQRVPWWRRNIRQDFILVKLQQVRINIGLTPHPXYDIAANEIQLFYHETELKHDCVNIGKAVMTDGDKKPGVEYPRIVIEIPSDAAIQKLQENPTNQPDGQRRRGEESDSDPTSGESFGVTTGKSKEDTPFSAKRVCRESDTPHSKASVDDPETLTLPGDAEELRTFCDAAMRLSKLQIRIELPVVSLQLKSKHLYEVIYNRISTDLLLWEPSAPAATAAAEASANASASRVAFQEPQINLASMGMMDSIYAPFTMCQSAIQLDSSSSATNSESESDSDGIFYSVYDRSGRNPAQQSHHQHHHQQQNRRHQASSHRKASFVDRSNAIAFQLNIGQGMLTMFAPVRDAQNHVIPGQLGEFIIKLQSTYIFSVNGFHGNSNLGYLCIQGKAADIYHCGLIPTPANNPPLRLVNSVLPAYILSTLYPTPRNLTPHEQRGCPNREMFSLAIQIKALPEQSIKRIRMSAGIQLTTLRHHSTLPQHSWLTQLQDMFDVVDYPVQGYTPLGVITEMHLHLWDCAIDYRPLYFPYRAVITVSSFMISSNIAAECTGLTLRFIAEDATLSLAPQIVPVAGSDEPKKVAKEDNKVTVVPSNDLVCLVELGLFEISLRLNEKATSSFPKFDLRTAINDVHVRTCADSGRALAQLIGYLASEGDLVVQDDGSSEIGDDTSSVGGLPMGSEREADLLPVKPSQSAPEVTPKQQQRVNTLMAEAMEESMSLQSTFSDSSRDDQLLADGEGVEVFFFPDEDQNRAAARKKLVNNLVSDHSNKRRFTSDDDSLSIDEGSSVPSSYQDDDHYLKQRQFDDRSEDTGSVNTEMRELLNFECSVMGMQKEQEDDEAVEALPQVTMDLGDVRKHPTNVDSKAASGVARKVSSDTDEDFCFIADEERPHCSNQEVPVLEEPIRIVDNHFSVPSGKPDLLLAPQGFPMAVTRYTICEMSVTWHLYGGHDFQTEEDRKKPKVKKSEHSFAHLPMSEAYKSGVSYSKGSPAVTFGPVTQKQTWKSRGGLERKHDVMMEVQINKVKFSHEVYPPNAEQASRQVLLITELEIWDRLAISDIKKFLYQSSVGQRPSKGNNHMVVVKALHLRPNPVLPAQECCLRISILPIRLNIDQDSLLFLVNFFNLLGGGGDLSETTETGKYQQTSSRASQSSTTPSHQPPVMMVELPEAAQELAARKLVSENLMLLIEEEEKNKENPQDTGTEMGDDSPPIYFRNVIFGPDVPIRIDYHGKRVELSHGPLAGLLMGLGQLQCSEIKLKKISYRHGILGVDRLLNFLLQEWLQDIKKKQLPKILGGVGPMYSLVQLFQGIWDLFWLPIEQYQKDGRIVRGLQRGAQSFTARTALAALEITTRIIHLLQITAETAYDMVSPGPSVRRGRGNKKGKRKRLHPPQDIREGMTNAIQIVREGISETAHNLVELTALEHDQKGYTGAVGAVMRQIPPIVVQPIVLATQATSNVLGGVKNQLVPDARAEAREKYKDDVE, from the exons TGCTGAACCGGATCAAAGCTAAACTGGTCAACACGGAAATCCGACTAGAATACCTGCCACCGGACAGCGATTGCGGGGTCGCACTTATAGTCAAAGTCAAGAG CATCGAGTACCAGAACGAAGCCGGCAGCGACCCGCCGGACCGTTCGGACGCTCCCACCTCGGGCAACGATGACCAGCAACAACAGTCCAAGCAAAAGTCCTTCCTGATCGCAACGCACGCAACTCACCACATCACGATGGAGGGCATCACATTCTACACGGAGGAGTTCCGGATACACAGCCCtcggcggcagcagcagcaacaacggcAGCGGCAGGAAACATGCGAAAAGTCGGTCGCGAGCGAACAGTTCCTCAGCACGATCTCGGACCTGCCCGATCCGATTAGTAGTTATACAAGCGTTTGTGATAATAGCGTTAGTGGAGCTAGTTTTAAGCAAAGTGATAGTGGAGAGGAGggggaggaagaggaggaggaggagcagaTCGAGGTGTACCGGTCGGGGGAGATAATGGTGGGGAAGATTACGTCGAAGCAGGAGATTCGACTCAAGATGAAGCAGGCGGATAACTTGGCGGGGCCAAACGTGGAGTTGGAGATGTCGCTGGGAGGGCTACAGCTGTTTATGTCGCCAAGGCAGTTGCACTCAGTGGTGCTGCTGAGTGACACGTTGCTGGGGGTAAATGCGGCACCATCGACTCCCAAATGTTCGCCGCCGGATTTGAATACAGCGGCACCGGGTGGGAATAACGAGTATGATTTCAACAAGCACAACTTTAACCAGATGGGAGGAGGAGTTGGTATGAACCAGGGCTGGTCACTGGCGGATCCGATGCAGACAATAATTCAAGAGCAGGCGGCTCAGTTCATGGACGAGTGTTACGCCATTTCGGAGATGATCGAGTCCTCGAACAGCTCCATGACCAGCTCGTTTACGTCTTCCAGTGCGGCGTCGCGGACTACATCGGCGGCGAGTCGACGGCGCCAGATCAATCCGGACGCGGATGCGGACATTTCCAAGTTCAATGTCCGAGTGGCGGCCATCGCCGTGGTTCTTCTCCATGAGGATCTGCTGGTAGAGAGCAGTCAGTTCAGTTCTAACGAATCGCCGCTCAGTGAAGCGAGCGTCCAGCAGCTCCAGGCCAAGGCGGACCGGTTCTTCCGGTCAGTCGGCAATCTCGGCCTGGGGCTCGGTGCAAACGATATTCTAAACGCCGGCCTGATCATGGACTCCGGTTGTGATAGCAGCCATCTGCGTCTGCTGATGGCACCGATCATCGTGGAAGGAGAAGAACAACGAAACCGGCTCGGATCCGTTCTGCGGTTCTCGATATCGATCGCCCGGGCCGATCTCCGAGAAGTACTGACGGACGTGGCCGTTCCGTTGGTTGAGTTTTACCGGGAAAAGAGCTCAAGTGCACTGCCCAAACGGCCCGAAATCACGATCCAGTTCAAACAAACTTGCAACGCCCTCAAAGGATCCAGCGGAAAGCGATTCGCACCCCCCAAAACGGAACTTCACTTCTCCCTCGCACCGTTCCTGTCCGAGTTCGACATAACCATCCTGGACCGGATCAGTTCCCTGATCTACCACTTTCCCTTTGCTACTTACTACACCCAAACAACTCCAGTGAACTCCCCCGACTCACCAACCGGAACTTCCCGCAAGTTCGAACCCAAAACCGAACTTCACCTGGACGCCCCATCCATCGACTTCCGGCTGCGCTTCCCCATCCCAGACCTGCGACCAATCCACGACCCACAGCGCGTCCCCTGGTGGCGCCGCAACATCCGGCAAGACTTCATCCTGGTCAAACTGCAGCAGGTCCGCATCAACATCGGTCTGACGCCGCACCC CTACGACATCGCCGCCAACGAAATCCAGCTGTTCTACCACGAGACTGAACTCAAGCACGACTGCGTCAACATCGGCAAAGCCGTCATGACCGACGGTGACAAGAAACCGGGCGTCGAATATCCGCGCATCGTAATCGAAATCCCTAGCGATGCCGCCATCCAGAAGCTGCAAGAAAACCCAACCAATCAACCGGACGGTCAGCGAAGACGCGGCGAAGAAAGTGACAGCGATCCGACGTCCGGCGAAAGCTTCGGCGTCACTACCGGCAAGAGCAAAGAGGACACTCCGTTCAGCGCGAAGCGGGTCTGCCGCGAAAGTGACACCCCGCACTCGAAGGCCTCGGTGGACGATCCGGAGACGCTGACGCTTCCTGGAGACGCGGAAGAGCTGCGCACGTTCTGCGATGCCGCGATGCGGCTGAGCAAGCTGCAGATCCGGATCGAGCTGCCCGTCGTCAGCTTGCAGTTGAA ATCCAAACACCTGTACGAGGTCATCTACAACCGCATCAGCACCGACCTGCTGCTGTGGGAGCCGAGCGCACCGGCGGCGACGGCCGCCGCCGAAGCCAGTGCCAATGCGAGCGCGTCCCGGGTGGCGTTCCAGGAACCGCAGATCAACCTGGCCTCGATGGGCATGATGGACAGCATCTACGCGCCCTTTACCATGTGCCAGAGCGCGATTCAGCTGG ATTCCAGCTCGTCCGCGACCAACTCGGAGTCGGAGTCCGACTCGGACGGAATCTTCTACTCGGTTTACGACCGCAGCGGACGTAATCCGGCCCAGCAGTCCCAtcaccagcaccaccaccagcaaCAAAACCGAAGGCACCAGGCGTCGTCCCATCGAAAGGCGTCCTTTGTGGACCGGAGCAACGCGATCGCGTTCCAGCTCAACATTGGCCAGGGCATGCTGACGATGTTCGCTCCAGTGCGG GACGCCCAGAACCACGTGATTCCGGGACAGCTCGGCGAGTTCATCATCAAGCTGCAGTCGACGTACATCTTCTCGGTGAACGGCTTTCACGGCAACTCCAACCTTGGCTACCTTTGTATCCAGGGCAAGGCAGCGGATATCTACCATTGTG GGCTCATACCAACCCCGGCCAACAATCCACCGCTTCGGCTGGTCAACAGCGTGCTTCCAGCGTACATCCTCAGCACTCTCTATCCAACGCCTCGAAACCTAACCCCACACGAGCAGCGAGGCTGTCCAAACCGGGAAATGTTCTCGCTGGCTATCCAAATCAAAGCGCTCCCCGAGCAGAGCATCAAGCGCATCCGGATGTCGGCCGGCATTCAACTGACCACGCTTCGGCACCACTCGACCCTTCCGCAGCACTCGTGGCTCACCCAGCTGCAGGACATGTTCGACGTGGTGGACTATCCCGTCCAGGGCTACACGCCGCTCGGGGTCATCACCGAGATGCACCTGCACCTGTGGGACTGTGCCATCGACTATCGGCCGCTGTATTTCCCGTACCGGGCGGTCATCACCGTGAGCTCGTTCATGATCAGCAGCAACATTGCGGCGGAGTGTACGGGATTGACGTTGCGGTTTATCGCGGAAGATGCGACGCTCAGTCTGGCGCCGCAGATTGTTCCGGTAGCGGGGAGTGACGAGCCGAAGAAGGTCGCGAAAGAGGACAATAAG GTCACGGTGGTCCCGTCCAACGACCTGGTGTGCCTGGTAGAGCTGGGCCTGTTCGAGATATCGCTCCGGTTGAACGAGAAGGCGACCAGTTCGTTCCCCAAGTTTGACCTGCGGACGGCCATCAACGATGTGCACGTGCGAACCTGTGCCGATTCTGGCCGGGCCCTCGCTCAACTGATTGGCTATCTGGCCTCGGAGGGTGATCTGGTGGTGCAGGATGACGGATCTAGTGAGATCGGAGATGACACCAGTAGCGTTGGGGGGCTTCCGATGGGATCGGAACGGGAGGCGGATCTGTTGCCGGTTAAGCCGAGCCAGTCGGCGCCGGAAGTGACGCCGAAGCAGCAGCAACGGGTTAATACGTTGATGGCTGAGGCGATGGAGGAGAGCATGTCGCTGCAGAGTACGTTCAGTGATTCTTCGAGGGATGATCAGCTGCTGGCCGACGGGGAGGGCGTTGAGGTGTTCTTCTTTCCGGATGAGGATCAGAATCGGGCGGCGGCGAGGAAGAAGCTGGTCAACAACTTGGTGTCGGATCACAGCAATAAGAGGCGGTTCACTTCGGATGATGATTCGTTGAGCATCGATGAGGGGTCCAGCGTGCCGTCTTCGTACCAGGACGATGATCACTACTTGAAGCAGCGGCAGTTTGACGATCGCTCCGAGGATACCGGATCGGTGAATACGGAAATGCGGGAGCTGCTCAACTTTGAGTGTTCGGTGATGGGAATGCAAAAGGAGCAGGAGGACGATGAAGCTGTGGAAGCGCTGCCACAAGTGACAATGGATTTGGGGGATGTGCGGAAGCATCCGACCAACGTGGACAGTAAGGCCGCATCGGGCGTCGCAAGGAAGGTCAGTTCGGACACGGATGAAGATTTCTGTTTCATTGCCGACGAGGAACGGCCTCACTGTAGCAACCAGGAAGTCCCGGTGCTGGAAGAACCCATCCGCATCGTGGACAACCACTTTAGTGTTCCATCGGGCAAGCCCGACTTGCTGCTTGCTCCGCAAGGTTTCCCGATGGCTGTCACTCGCTACACCATCTGTGAGATGTCTGTAACGTGGCATCTGTACGGAGGTCATGACTTCCAAACCGAAGAGGACCGCAAGAAGCCCAAGGTGAAAAAGTCGGAACACAGTTTTGCCCACCTGCCAATGTCGGAAGCCTACAAGAGCGGGGTCAGCTACTCGAAGGGTTCACCAGCGGTCACGTTTGGACCCGTAACCCAAAAGCAAACCTGGAAGAGTCGCGGCGGTCTCGAGCGCAAGCATGACGTCATGATGGAGGTTCAGATCAACAAGGTCAAGTTCTCACACGAAGTGTACCCACCAAACGCGGAGCAGGCCTCCCGTCAGGTGCTACTCATCACGGAGCTGGAAATCTGGGACCGACTCGCCATCTCGGACATCAAGAAATTCCTCTACCAGTCCAGCGTGGGTCAACGCCCGAGCAAGGGCAACAACCACATGGTGGTCGTCAAGGCGCTTCACCTTCGCCCAAACCCGGTTCTTCCGGCGCAGGAATGCTGCCTTCGCATCTCGATCCTCCCAATCCGACTCAACATCGACCAAGACTCGCTCCTCTTCCTGGTCAACTTCTTCAACCTGCTCGGCGGTGGTGGTGACCTCAGCGAAACCACCGAAACAGGCAAGTACCAGCAAACCTCTAGTCGGGCCAGCCAATCTTCCACGACTCCCTCGCACCAACCTCCGGTCATGATGGTGGAACTTCCGGAAGCGGCCCAGGAACTTGCCGCCCGCAAGCTCGTCTCCGAAAATCTAATGCTGCTCATCGAAGAGGAGGAAAAGAACAAAGAGAACCCGCAGGACACCGGCACCGAAATGGGCGACGACTCGCCCCCGATCTACTTCCGGAACGTGATCTTCGGCCCGGACGTGCCCATCCGGATCGACTACCACGGCAAGCGCGTTGAACTGTCCCACGGACCGCTGGCCGGACTGTTGATGGGACTGGGCCAGCTGCAGTGCTCGGAGAtcaagctgaaaaaaatctcctaCCGGCACGGAATTCTGGGCGTTGACCGTCTGCTGAACTTCCTGCTGCAGGAGTGGCTCCAGGACATCAAGAAGAAGCAACTGCCGAAGATTCTGGGCGGTGTCGGGCCGATGTACTCGCTGGTGCAACTCT TCCAAGGTATTTGGGATCTGTTCTGGCTGCCGATCGAGCAGTATCAAAAGGACGGACGGATCGTGCGGGGGCTGCAGCGCGGAGCGCAAAGCTTTACGGCTAGGACGGCACTGGCGGCGCTCGAAATTACCACACGGATCATTCATTTGCTGCAG ATTACGGCCGAAACCGCGTACGACATGGTATCCCCGGGCCCTTCGGTTCGCCGCGGCCGGGGCAACAAGAAGGGCAAGCGGAAGCGGCTGCACCCGCCGCAGGACATCCGCGAGGGCATGACCAACGCCATTCAGATCGTGCGGGAG GGCATCTCCGAGACCGCCCACAACCTGGTCGAACTGACCGCCCTCGAGCACGACCAGAAGGGCTACACGGGGGCGGTCGGGGCCGTGATGCGCCAGATTCCGCCGATTGTGGTGCAGCCGATCGTGCTGGCCACGCAAGCCACCAGCAACGTGCTGGGCGGCGTCAAGAACCAGCTGGTGCCGGACGCGAGGGCCGAGGCGCGGGAAAAGTACAAGGACGACGTGGAGTGA